DNA from Micropterus dolomieu isolate WLL.071019.BEF.003 ecotype Adirondacks unplaced genomic scaffold, ASM2129224v1 contig_9742, whole genome shotgun sequence:
cgccatgacacggaagttgtcgtaacttcagtgtacatgctcacatctggaccaaactgtacatgtaggatgagagtcccgccctgaacacatgtacatgctgacattcacagacagtcatagcgccacctgctggcaacaggaagtgacttttaacgaagcagcccccgccgcacgttttacctacgtgcacgaattttctgtggtacgtgtatcttgtccagacgcacaaaaaagtctcttggagctatagcctaaacccaacaggaagtcggccattttgaattttacgtcaaattttggatgatttacacactccgtactttaacgaactcctagggatttagtccgaccgacttcaaatttctgttgtgccttctaaaggcattgaagatgaaaagttgtgctatttgcgagttttcgtcaatgggtgtgtccgtggcgtggcatcaaagatcaactcttcgccatgacacaggaagttgttgtaacttcagtgtacaagctcacatctgaaccaaactttacgtgcttgataactgtcctaTCCCGAAGACagctacacgccaataccgatttatattcatagcagcaagtgctatgtagctccacataggggacacaggaagtgacatatagcacctttatgcggcgtcggaaccgcgtagcaaattcacagccgcaccggcagagctccagaatgtgcaactcggccggctcacacccggacgcactacaagtgcgagggcccgcccaacgctgcttgcagctttaatctgaattgtcacctggcATCTGAATTTTGTGCctccctggtgcagaaaatgtctccagaatgcaggaaatttaatgtttcatgctcaaaatcttcCCTCCCTATCGAATATTTcttcaataaataatttttttcctaaatagtaagcctattaaaatatgttcTTGTCTCgttgtcatggccccaatcttgtgcaatgttatGTCTCACAGGctaagtgtttcatcacacccctaatctaagctcttaaatggaaggatggtgtatttATTGTTGGGGGGTGTTCGACCAATTTAGGTGGGCCACCTGgaccaaaaatgccagggccgaatTTTGTGTCGCAGTCCAGCCCTGGATTGCAGTCACAGTCGGAGGCCGATATATTCTGGTGGCCCAACATACGCAAGCTACTAACAGCCGgcattattgtttgttttattcagaGGGTGGGCCACCTATATCTCTTATATTTTTATAAGGTTGTTTTTGGGAGTGGTACAATTGTAAGTGAATGTGTTTGAAGTGCCTAGAACATTTGCCTGCCATATTACTGTTTAGCTTTGCCATTGAGGTCAATAGAGTGGAACTTCaactgctgcatttattttcttatgTGATGTTTGCCTGAAACAGGTAATTGGGCggtgaaatatttttatttctttgccaGTATTGATTCTGGGGCTTAATTGGgcttaataaatgttttgtttttaaacttagTTTCAATAGGATTTATTTGATTAAGGTACACTGTGTAGAAGAGTTCAAGGGTGCATTGTGAGTCAGACCATCCACACCAGTAGCCAGGTTTTATTCTTGTACcaatagacacacacactcgacacatatcagacacacattaCAGTTAGTATTCATATTGAGTGTAAGTAACCGAACCTGGACGCTGTTCATGAGACCTGTAGGGCAGAACAGTGTTACATTCACTTTACCTGTCTTTGTCCAGTGTGTTGTCCTTCTTTTTACCTTAGTGTCTTAttctatatttgttttgttaaatatttatttgaaccAGAGTCTAAttacttgtatgtgtacacatagcTAACCAGTTAAGCTGATTGATACCAAAGAGAGGTTTTCAGGTATTCATTCTTGTTTTTCTCAGCTGTATGTACGACTACTTGGAGCTGCGTGATGGCTCCACTTCCAATGCTGGCTTCATTTCCCAGCTCTGTGGCAACACCCGACCATCTACCCAACATTCAACAGGTTCCTCCATGCTGCTCAGGTTTCGTACCGACAGCAGTGTCACACACAAAGGCTTCAAGGCAAAGTACTCCATAGGTAGGTAAATCACACACAATGTGAAGAGGGTTTTCCAAATCGAGGTCTTGGTTTTTGGATAAGGATTCAGATCAAATTATGATATACTGTCgtatggactggcgacctgtccagggtgtaccccacctttcgcccattgtcagctgggattgtctCCAGCTTCCCACGACCCTGtttgcaggataagcagttgacgatggatgtaGTATAAAGCATATCCTACATAAGTATACAAACACACTTTGAGCCACtttctgtatttgttgtgtttggaaaTATGTCACTTGAAATTCTTAGGTGTGAGCTGCCACCGTTTCTGGTTGAGAGACTGTCACTGATGGTGTCAGGAAACTGCAAGTCCTACATAGAGGGTcgttttttcattttgtctcttCAATTCCTCACAGCAACATGTGGAGGTACCTACATAGGTCAGCGGGGTATGATCCACAGCCCTGGCTTCCCAGGAAACAACTATCCCGACAGCTCCATCTGTGAGTGGTACCTGGAGGGGCCCACCGGGCACTACCTCACTCTCAGCTATGGGAACTTCAGCCTGCAGGCCGCTCCAGGATGCTCTGCTGACTATGTGGAGGTTAGAGAGTACAATGCCTCAGGTGAGAAGACAAAAGGATGGGTTCAGCTACTTTTCTTGTGTCTTAACCAACATAACCAGTATACAATGCATTAAATACCATTTTAGAAATTCAGTGTGATTGTGTTGGACCTTAGTTTTAAAGTGGCTTCACACATTTCCCATTTCAGATGTAAATGTTACAATGTGTGCAAAACATGTAGTGCTTATCCCAAAGCTGTATGATTCCTTGTATGCACACAGCAGAACAAGTTCCTGGTTAGGtttgaatctgtgtgtgtgttgacagctTCCTCATGTAAGTGCAGTTGGTGCATTGGCTGTATGTGGAGAATAAACACGATCAACTTGGATGCAAGTCAGTCATAGACTTAATATTTGATCACCTTCATGTgcggttctgtgtgtgtagggcGCCTACTGGGCCGAAACTGCGGCAGCAACCTCCCAGCTTCCATGGACACGTCCGACAGTTTTGCTTATGTCAGGTTTGTCAGTGATGCTAGCGGAAGCGCAGCTGGCTTCAGTCTGTCTTTTGAAGCCAGTGTTGAAGGTATGATCATTTTCCTAAGATTATAAAAATCAGGATCAcaaactgcattatatttacaTGATATTTACACATGGGTAAACATGCGAATGTGAGTATTGTCACCAGAGACAGTGGTAACAGAAGCTAGCCGCTAAAAGTCCTGACGACTTTTAGTGGCTAGCTGCTGTTCCACTAGCTTCTTAAATTCATTCCAGTCTCTCACTTAGGCCTTTGTCCATTGGTGTTGGTGAAAAATGAAACATGTGGGGTGTATTATAAATATTGTGTTATAAATTAACATTAACTACAGCACTTGATATAAGATTTGAAGCCTTCATGATTTCAACTGTTGAACAATGATTCATTTGTTCAAAAACTAACGCTCCAATCAAGATAAACTTATCCATGATACCCACACAAGCTCTTGTTTAATGTTATAAAAGGTGTCAGTCCTCCATTTACATAGCTCTCCTCTCGACCCAAACTGGACCTTGTGGATACCCAAAACTGGACCTTAATAAAAACAGCCAGATCCAGGAAGGACACCAACACTACTGGtgatgaggagaagaagagtaaacgcaacaacattgcaACATTGTGATTCCCTGCGTGTCTGGAGTGTCAGGGAAactttcaacaaacaccacatccctgtgttttttaatccCAGAAACATGCTAAGACCTAAAGACCACACATCCAAACACAAGAAATGCAGTCTAGTGTATGCTGTCCAATGCAGTAAGGAATGCACTGACCTGTATATTGGGTAAACTTAACAATCTGTGCACAGACgtatggctcaacacagaagggcccactcctcaggtcaagactttacctacatctgaaggacaaTGAACACTATTTCAGTGACATCAAGGTGCATATTCTGGACAGGGTGGACAGATGGTTGAATGGTGAGTGAAAAAGGCCATTTACACCAGAAGAGAGAAACAGTCTCTCAACAGGGGAGGAGGGCTAagacaccacttatcccccacctaCAATGCTGTCTCTTCCCAAGAGACTGAACAAacgctcacatttggcctcattTGACAATGCCAATGATGGCTGTTCAGACTTGGCTTCGGGTGTCTCCAGTAACCACAaagactgtcgttacaacagccaggagcactaacgaaccagtaGTATCTATCACTTTGATAACAACCCCGAAGGTGAAACATCTTCAtatatcttcaaccaagtctagTGGCCAAAAATATTATATCCATCTCTTGAGACAAATGGAGTTGAACTGCACTGCATCCTGTTGAACAATGGTACAGGGATGGATGTTTAGTCCTTTGCAGTATTACAAATGTCAATTTGAATTTGGCTTTTCTTACTTCTGGAACACTTGacattatttctatttatttatgtacagtTACCACTTTACTAGACCATTTTAATCTTGTATTAACATGCATCTGGATCTTAACCTAAAACACATGCAAGTTAATGTTGGTGTAAATGCACACAGAATGCATTGCAGTCAGTATGCAGCTGGATCATCCAGACCATACCTGGAGGGGAAAGCTGCAGCTACTACTTCATCTGCAAAGGAAACTCTCAAACCAACCAATGCCTATTAACCCAGGCAGTCTTGCTTTGTCAACATGTAGATTCTTTGAGAATCACtatttttatattcagtgtATGCATTGACTGTAATTCATTTCACACTGACTGCTGTTGAATTTCTCTCTGCTGGCACAATTACACTTACTGTAAACcctttttgtgtatttttatccAGTAAAAATACTAAACTTGTGCTGGTTGCAGCTCGACCACTGTAATGAGTGCTCTATTTCATGGTCAACAAAATACCTTCAGATTTTCCTtgttggaaacacaaaataagCAAATGTAATATCTTGAAACTATAACATCATACATATCATTTGTAAGTCAGCTAAATATGTAAGACTATTGCATTACTATTGTAACTACATGTTCAGCATCGAACATTAAATGGCCCCACATTTCCATAAATGTTTACTCTATTTTAATTTAGGCTCACAGAGATGGAAATTGATTCACAAATCTCATGCTGGATGTCTCTTTGTTGTACTTTCCCCTCCTCCTATTGCAGCCTGTGGAGGAGAGCTGAATGCCCCCTCCGGAACTATCTCCTCTCCCAATTACCCCAACTTGTACCCACACAGCCGGGTGTGTCGCTGGGAGCTGGTGGTGTCACTAGGCCGCCGAGTCACACTCACAATCGATGACCTACGGCTGGAAGATTCTGGTGCTTTCTGTGCTTTTGACTTTGTTGATGTGAGTCCCTTCTGCCAACATTTCCTGATGGTTCATCACTTTACGTTTTCCACTTTAGCTTGCTCCTTATTTACGTTCACATATTAAACCAAGATGTAGTTGGTCACCGCAAAATATGATTTCAattagtactttttttttttttcatggtttTCACACCACAAATGGACTCTTTTCACCTCAAATGTAGTTGGATGGTGGCAGAAGAATCACCGGCAGACatctcaaaacctggacaaAGAATCTGAAAAAACCCAAACTACCAGTGTGTTAGACActactctgtgtttttgtttttgttatttgagCATTCCAATGACCTCTTAAGGCATAACTAGGAATTAATAATTCACCTAACAATACTTTGAGGCAGGAAACACATTTTGGTTGATTATCATTGAGGGCAGAAATGTAAGTTAAACCTCCAGCTGTTTAAAGGGGTCAGAAAAGTGTTCAAAGTGTGAACGATACAAGGACTAAATCTCCCTGATGAACTACAAAAATTTTATggaattaataattaaaactaTTGGATTTCTTGGTGTCTTACTTCATTGTGACTGTAGTCACTGTTTAACTCATCACTACATCTTAAGGTTATGTACAAATCTCTTTGTGTAAGCCCACAGAACGTATTACAGTTACACAGTTATAACTCCAATAGAAATGCCTTGCAACAGACCCAGTGCCCGTGTGTCTCCATGATCTACATTTGTGACTTCTAGGTTCTGAACGGGTTGGCAGCTGATGCCCCTTACCTGCAGCGATTCTGTGGTACAGTACCAGCAGGCACCCAGGTGAGCTCCTCTGGCAACACCATGGCCATTGTGTTCCACACTGACGCCTCTGTGTCCAGTGGTGGCTTCATGGTTTCTTACTCCTCTGAGGAGCCTGCAGGTAACATGCTCGCTTGGACTTCTACTTACAGTGCAACATATTTAA
Protein-coding regions in this window:
- the LOC123965454 gene encoding cubilin-like translates to MYDYLELRDGSTSNAGFISQLCGNTRPSTQHSTGSSMLLRFRTDSSVTHKGFKAKYSIATCGGTYIGQRGMIHSPGFPGNNYPDSSICEWYLEGPTGHYLTLSYGNFSLQAAPGCSADYVEVREYNASGRLLGRNCGSNLPASMDTSDSFAYVRFVSDASGSAAGFSLSFEASVEACGGELNAPSGTISSPNYPNLYPHSRVCRWELVVSLGRRVTLTIDDLRLEDSGAFCAFDFVDVLNGLAADAPYLQRFCGTVPAGTQVSSSGNTMAIVFHTDASVSSGGFMVSYSSEEPAECGGVLNNPAGGNFTSPGYLVSNYSNNLNCEWLIQNPQHINSSIVVLIEDLCLENHQTCESDYLQFRLSDSYGELLAKYCGQTIPSIPIVVFTPDLWVHFQTDASQGDLGFKAKYLFSECGGWQTGEGGVLSSPNYPNIYPSPSRCAWLLEAPVGHTITVSQHHNLEHGAAYCL